Proteins encoded in a region of the Pseudochaenichthys georgianus chromosome 20, fPseGeo1.2, whole genome shotgun sequence genome:
- the flt3 gene encoding receptor-type tyrosine-protein kinase FLT3, translating to MIAGIVVLCAVRLLCSDGVAAQNQACVPNHECFVPADHLNASGSVSVEVCVGKKLIISLQHFSEQPVCSWIRGADTVITVNGSESLVLPKLSEDDSGEYTLRCETSDGASSSMNVSLKVAMNRPSKPKLTIDKDEIRYTSPSLTCISEDCPKPTLKWTGNPDETVVSANSGRTQIVISTSDYSETGVMCCATNARGQECSQLYDYDLDSEFMKDDEVSNLTVSPGEPLLLRCRATHPHKTIALGWEKGRKKLDIWKNRCSSTVKREICIKSDIHQGSSMRYLFIESASSDHSGTYTCSRPNTNKTKSVNIQVQAEGFLSVQLNKSKILPAHNASTSCLQASVSYHPVLEKCYWETPDKTEIECEKKTWVTKHRTVKLCVTLKSGDYKLHVEAGGLKDTKTISVCVADPPKFRFEDINNTLTFETVALVPANYTWKSCDLSNYSSCETASNWNDIPGASHTDSDVSCQKTTRSSLSRSQVKENYVWFCLTNSLGAWCQNRYIVDNRGPHTGMSFGAAPNHDHKSLLLLKVGSLFLVMALAVVSVVLIYFVKKKKPQYQPQLQMIQMVGPNDNDYIYIDFKDFGYDKQWEFPRENLELGPELGSGAFGTVVQATAYGINQAGVSQQVAVKMLKEKHQTVEKEALMSELKMLTHIGHHANIVNLLGACTDSGPTYLIFQYCCYGDLQNYLKTNRELYHKSVTDAFTKDRFSSIYHNLQPNKSSSEGDKAVDNYVPMHRSTTGGQEDIALLPIKLHDSIEEPLIYEDPDDLTDDAQTLTFDDLLSFAFQVAKGMEFLSSKNCIHRDLAARNVLVTKGRMAKIGDFGLARDIDNDSNYVVRGNVRLPVKWMAPESTFQGIYTMKSDVWAYGILLWEIFSLGVTPYPGMKVDHAFYSMIERGFKMECPYYANESVYGMMCKCWALDPCDRPSFSKLVSFMCDQLTDIEEQLYHNMPDQESSIYQNAAPILDISALTQQNENKAANDYCRTHATEESKAEVSGTVAAEEKLKTSDAE from the exons ATGATTGCTG GTATCGTTGTGCTGTGTGCTGTCAGGCTGCTCTGCTCTGATGGTGTCGCAGCGCAGAATCAGGCCTGCGTGCCAAATCATGAG TGTTTTGTGCCGGCGGACCATCTGAATGCGTCTGGGTCAGTCAGCGTTGAGGTGTGTGTCGGTAAGAAACTCATCATCTCCCTGCAGCACTTCTCCGAACAGCCTGTCTGCAGCTGGATCCGAGGAGCAGACACAGTAATCACAGT AAATGGGAGTGAGTCCTTGGTCCTACCCAAGCTTTCTGAGGACGATTCAGGGGAGTACACGCTGAGATGTGAAACCAGCGACGGGGCCAGTTCCTCAATGAATGTGTCTCTGAAAGTAGCCATGA ATCGTCCCTCAAAACCAAAGCTGACAATTGACAAAGATGAAATCCGATACACATCCCCTTCTTTGACATGCATCTCTGAGGACTGCCCTAAGCCCACTCTCAAATGGACTGG AAACCCAGATGAGACAGTTGTTTCTGCAAACAGTGGACGTACACAAATCGTTATATCCACCAGTGACTATTCAGAGACAGGAGTGATGTGCTGTGCCACTAACGCTCGAGGACAAGAATGCTCCCAACTGTATGACTATG ACCTGGACAGTGAATTCATGAAAGATGATGAAGTTTCTAATTTGACTGTGAGCCCTGGTGAGCCTTTACTCCTTCGCTGTCGAGCGACACACCCGCATAAGACGATTGCACTTGGGTGGGAAAAGGGCAGAAAAAAATTGGACATTTGGAAAAATAGATGCTCGTCTACCGTCAAGAGAGAG ATCTGCATTAAATCTGACATACATCAAGGAAGTTCTATGCGCTACCTGTTTATCGAATCAGCGAGCAGTGACCACAGTGGCACTTATACCTGCAGCAGACCAAACACCAACAAAACAAAGTCTGTCAACATTCAGGTCCAAG CTGAGGGTTTCCTCTCCGTCCAGCTGAATAAAAGCAAGATCCTCCCCGCTCACAACGCCTCCACATCCTGTCTGCAGGCCAGTGTTTCCTACCACCCTGTGCTGGAGAAGTGCTACTGGGAGACTCCTGATAAAACAGAGATTGAATGTGAAAAAAAGACTTGGGTTACAAAACACAG GACTGTGAAGCTATGTGTCACACTCAAATCCGGAGATTATAAATTACATGTGGAAGCTGGAGGACTAAAAGACACAAAAACCATATCAGTGTGTGTTGCAG ACCCACCAAAGTTCCGATTCGAGGACATCAATAACACCTTAACTTTTGAGACTGTGGCTCTTGTGCCGGCAAATTATACCTGGAAGTCCTGTGATTTGTCGAATTACAG CAGCTGTGAAACTGCGTCTAACTGGAATGATATCCCAGGAGCGTCTCACACAGACTCTGACGTCTCCTGTCAGAAGACCACCAGGAGCTCTCTGAGCAGAAGTCAAGTGAAAGAAAACTATGTATGGTTCTGCCTGACAAACTCACTCGGCGCCTGGTGCCAAAACCGCTACATAGTAGACAACAGAGGACCCCATACAGGAATGTCCTTCGGAG CTGCTCCAAATCATGACCACAAAAGCTTGCTGCTGCTGAAAGTTGGCAGTTTGTTTCTGGTCATGGCGTTGGCAGTAGTTAGCGTGGTGCTCATTTACTTTGTCAAAAAGAAG AAACCTCAGTACCAGCCTCAGCTTCAGATGATCCAGATGGTTGGACCCAATGACAATGATTACATCTACATTGACTTCAAGGACTTTGGTTACGACAAGCAATGGGAGTTCCCCCGGGAGAACCTGGAACTGG GTCCAGAACTGGGCTCTGGGGCTTTTGGCACGGTGGTCCAAGCTACGGCTTACGGCATCAACCAGGCTGGAGTCTCGCAGCAGGTGGCCGTCAAGATGCTTAAAG AGAAACACCAGACTGTGGAGAAAGAGGCCCTGATGTCCGAGCTGAAGATGCTGACTCACATCGGTCACCACGCAAACATTGTTAACCTGTTGGGGGCATGCACAGACTCAG GACCCACGTACCTGATTTTCCAGTACTGCTGTTATGGAGATCTTCAGAACTACCTTAAGACAAACCGAGAGCTCTACCACAAGTCTGTCACCGACGCTTTCACCAAGGACCGATTCAGCAGCATTTACCACAACCTGCAGCCCAACAAAAGCTCTAG TGAGGGAGACAAAGCAGTGGATAATTACGTGCCCATGCACCGCTCTACCACCGGAGGGCAGGAGGACATCGCCCTGCTCCCCATCAAACTCCACGACAGCATTGAAG AACCTTTGATTTACGAAGACCCGGACGATCTGACGGACGACGCGCAGACCCTGACCTTTGACGACCTGCTCAGCTTCGCCTTCCAGGTGGCCAAAGGCATGGAGTTCCTCTCCTCCAAGAAC TGCATCCATCGAGACCTGGCTGCTCGTAACGTGTTGGTGACGAAGGGTAGAATGGCGAAGATCGGCGACTTCGGACTGGCTCGGGACATCGACAACGACTCCAACTACGTCGTGAGAGGAAAT GTGCGTCTGCCAGTGAAGTGGATGGCACCAGAGAGCACCTTCCAGGGCATCTACACCATGAAGAGCGACGTCTGGGCCTATGGCATTCTGCTCTGGGAGATCTTCTCACTTG GCGTTACTCCGTACCCGGGCATGAAGGTGGACCACGCGTTCTATTCAATGATCGAGAGAGGATTTAAGATGGAGTGTCCTTACTACGCCAACGAGTCTGT GTACGGGATGATGTGTAAGTGTTGGGCTCTGGATCCCTGCGACCGTCCATCTTTCTCCAAACTGGTGTCCTTCATGTGTGATCAGCTGACAGACATAGAGGAGCAG CTGTACCATAACATGCCCGACCAGGAATCCAGCATCTACCAGAACGCAGCCCCCATTTTGGACATTTCCGCCTTGACACAACAAAACGAGAACAAGGCGGCCAACGATTACTGTCGAACCCACGCGACTGAAGAGAGCAAAGCAGAAGTGTCTGGAACTGTGGCCGCTGAGGAGAAGCTGAAGACATCTGATGCAGAGTGA
- the urad gene encoding 2-oxo-4-hydroxy-4-carboxy-5-ureidoimidazoline decarboxylase: protein MIGCRSDKEHINHSRELLCVSVQQCINPLLQKLVRRPFKHCPTTGESPCLNMDIAAVNALPYEDFVDILGNVVEKCPIVTAAVWSGRPFLSLAALEAAISEFIDALPESGKEGILRCHPDLAGRDLQSGSLTRESHEEQAGSGMGALNSGEVSLMARLNQEYKERFGFPFVICARMHDKENILRQLFARCQNERAVERARGIEEVKKICHLRLQSLVLTDNRL from the exons ATGATTGGCTGCAGATCTGACAAAGAACATATTAACCACAGCAGGGAGCTTCTCTGTGTGTCAGTCCAACAGTGCATTAACCCCTTGTTACAAAAGCTTGTCCGAAGGCCATTTAAACACTGTCCAACTACTGGAGAGAGTCCCTGCCTGAACATGGACATCGCAGCAGTAAATGCTCTCCCTTATGAGGATTTTGTGGATATTCTGGGCAACGTGGTGGAGAAGTGTCCCATAGTAACAGCTGCTGTGTGGTCGGGGCGTCCCTTCCTGAGCCTGGCTGCGTTGGAGGCTGCAATCAGTGAATTCATCGATGCTCTTCCAGAATCAG GTAAAGAGGGGATCCTCAGGTGTCACCCAGATCTCGCGGGAAGAGACCTCCAGAGCGGCTCGTTGACCCGGGAGTCCCACGAGGAGCAGGCAGGGTCCGGGATGGGTGCTCTGAACTCGGGGGAAGTCTCGCTCATGGCCCGGCTCAACCAGGAGTACAAGGAGCGCTTCGGGTTCCCGTTTGTGATCTGCGCCCGGATGCACGACAAGGAGAACATTTTACGACAGCTGTTCGCGCGGTGCCAGAATGAGCGCGCGGTGGAGAGGGCGCGCGGCATCGAGGAGGTGAAGAAGATATGTCACCTGCGTCTGCAAAGCCTCGTGCTCACTGACAACAGGTTATGA
- the pdx1 gene encoding pancreas/duodenum homeobox protein 1, with product MCGTSEAMNREDHYYPSQVFKDSCAYQRSQAEDYSHSPPPCLYMSRHSVYTPPAMGALETASLPDISASYSLPMREDPGLTQLHHQHPGLQQQPLQPAAGYGDAGDQSRYLPFPWMKSTKSHSHTWKGQWAGPYVMAESEENKRTRTAYTRAQLLELEKEFLFNRYISRPRRVELALNLSLTERHIKIWFQNRRMKWKKEEDRRRGRGTDPDQDSSITSGDQGDTSSTGGLSSTGGLSSTGGLTSTGGLTSTTGPPPTSLPVSPLHGHSIPAAGARETA from the exons ATGTGCGGGACCTCGGAAGCCATGAATCGGGAAGATCATTACTACCCTTCCCAGGTTTTTAAAGACTCCTGTGCCTACCAGAGATCTCAGGCGGAGGACTACAGCCACAGCCCGCCGCCGTGCCTCTACATGAGCCGGCACTCCGTCTACACTCCGCCGGCCATGGGAGCCTTGGAGACGGCCAGCCTTCCTGACATCTCGGCCTCTTACAGTCTCCCCATGCGGGAGGACCCAGGTTTGACCCAGCTGCACCACCAACACCCGGGGCTCCAGCAGCAGCCTCTCCAGCCGGCTGCAGGCTATGGAGACGCGGGGGACCAGAGCAGATATCTGCCTTTCCCCTGGATGAAAAGCACCAAGTCTCACTCGCACACCTGGAAGGGGCAGTGGGCAG GACCATACGTGATGGCGGAATCAGAGGAAAACAAACGCACGAGGACTGCCTACACGCGCGCCCAGCTGCTGGAGCTCGAGAAGGAGTTCCTGTTCAACAGGTACATCTCGAGGCCGCGGCGCGTGGAGCTGGCGCTGAACCTCAGCCTCACGGAGAGACACATCAAGATCTGGTTCCAGAACCGGCGCATGAAGTGGAAGAAAGAGGAGGACcgcaggagggggagggggaccgACCCGGACCAGGACTCCTCCATCACCTCCGGGGACCAGGGGGACACCTCCTCCACCGGGGGGCTCTCCTCGACTGGGGGGCTCTCCTCGACCGGGGGGCTCACCTCCACCGGGGGGCTCACCTCCACCACCGGACCTCCCCCCACCTCCCTTCCTGTTTCCCCGCTGCACGGTCACTCCATCCCCGCAGCTGGAGCCAGAGAGACTGCATAG
- the LOC117465838 gene encoding protein POLR1D — MAEDNELEKRAVEELLKETDRARVRAETMGPAGWLKCPLRSTNKRFLLNTLRSTNLQRRSGDSRDGHSRTRSKSPERSRRRSRTPPRDHHRTDHTHHHKEKKQDRDKERSHKDNRDQRHGRDGHNRDKDRLHE, encoded by the exons ATGGCAGAGGACAACGAACTGGAAAA GCGTGCGGTGGAGGAGCTTCTGAAGGAGACGGACAGAGCGCGAGTGAGAGCGGAGACCATGGGCCCCGCAGGATG GTTAAAGTGTCCCCTGAGAAGCACCAACAAGCGCTTCCTGCTCAACACGCTGCGCTCCACCAACCTTCAGCGGCGCAGCGGAGACTCACGGGACGGACACTCGAGGACGAGAAGCAAGTCCCCGGAGAGGAGCCGCCGCCGCAGCAGAACACCTCCCAGAGACCACCATCGCACAGACCATACGCACCATCACAAAGAGAAGAAGCAAGATCGAGACAAAGAGAGGAGCCACAAAGACAACAGGGACCAGAGACATGGCAGGGACGGACAcaacagagacaaagacaggctTCATGAGTAA